In a genomic window of Brettanomyces nanus chromosome 1, complete sequence:
- the ILS1 gene encoding isoleucine--tRNA ligase (BUSCO:EOG093407UJ): protein MSQDAAHSFSFPEEEEKILSFWNDIDAFQRSLELTKGMDPYAFYDGPPFATGAPHYGHILQSTIKDIFPRYETMSGHYVERRFGWDTHGVPVEHIIDEKLGVKCKQDVLDMGIAKYNAECRSIVMQYADEWRKTISRMGRWIDFDNDYKTLYPSFMESEWWAFKKLFEKGAVYRGVRVMPYSTGVTTALSNFEAQLNYKDVNDPAVTIGFPLVDDPSTILVAWTTTPWTLPSNLALAVNPNFVYTKIYDEDAKVNYVLLEKMLGTLYKKPKKAHYKVVGTVKGSDMVGWKYQPLFTYFYDKFKDTAFRVIGADYVSDDSGTGIVHEAPAFGEEDFNACTKAEVISADFLPPNPVDDDGKFTKEVPDFQGIYVKDADKLIIKKLTSEGRMLRATQIRHSYPFCWRSDTPLLYRTVPAWFVRVKTIVPQMLESLTKTHWVPSTIKEKRFGNWIANARDWNVSRARYWGTPIPLWVSDDLEEIVCIGSIDELKQLSGEEDITDIHRDKIDHITIPSKQGKGKLHRIDEVFDCWFESGSMPYASKHYPFENKDNFHEAFPADFISEGLDQTRGWFYTLTVLGTHLFGTAPYKNVIVAGIVLAADGKKMSKRLKNYPDPNIILNKYGADALRLYLINSPVLRAETLKFKEEGVKEVVSKVLLPWLNSYRFLEGQVALLKKLQGVDFKFDSNLRSDNVMDKWILASIQTLIEFIHQEMSQYRLYTVVPKLLNLIDQLTNWYIRFNRKRLKCENGVEDAKLALNTLTEALFTLVRAMAPFTPYLSDNIYRKMVKLFDEDSLKQYQLGEDNRSVHFLYYPKVEESLFDDQIEVAVGRMQKIIELGRTIREKKMISLKTPLKMMVVLHSDPLFLEDIKSLQNYIIEELNVRELVITSNEEKYGVEYRAVADWPVLGKKLKRDVKKVKSALPDLTSDEVKNYLKSGGITVAGIELLKGDLHVLRGLPDSQTREGYEARSEGDILVLLDTKLYPELETEGTVRELINRIQRLRKKVGLKQTDDVLVQYKVKKDTLGLEGAIKKHEDMLLKCTRRPMEKYSEVTEEKVITEEEANINDTVVALRLLKI, encoded by the coding sequence ATGTCTCAAGACGCTGCACATTCATTTTCCTTCCctgaggaggaagaaaagatcttGAGCTTCTGGAATGATATCGATGCTTTCCAACGTTCGTTGGAACTAACTAAGGGAATGGACCCTTATGCCTTTTATGATGGTCCTCCATTTGCCACTGGTGCTCCTCATTATGGCCATATCTTGCAATCCACCATCAAGGACATTTTTCCGAGATATGAAACCATGAGTGGTCATTATGTGGAGCGTCGTTTTGGCTGGGATACTCACGGTGTTCCTGTTGAACACATCATCGACGAGAAGTTGGGTGTCAAATGTAAACAGGATGTTTTGGATATGGGCATTGCCAAGTACAATGCAGAGTGCAGAAGTATTGTTATGCAATACGCCGACGAATGGAGAAAGACCATCAGTCGTATGGGTCGTTGGATCGATTTTGATAACGACTATAAGACATtatatccttctttcaTGGAATCTGAATGGTGGGCtttcaagaagttgttTGAAAAGGGTGCCGTTTATCGTGGTGTCAGAGTGATGCCATATTCTACCGGTGTCACCACTGCTTTATCTAACTTTGAGGCTCAATTGAATTACAAGGATGTTAACGATCCTGCTGTTACAATCGGCTTTCCATTGGTCGATGATCCATCCACTATTTTAGTTGCATGGACTACAACTCCATGGACTTTACCTTCCAATTTAGCTCTTGCTGTCAATCCAAATTTTGTCTACACCAAGATTTATGACGAAGATGCTAAAGTGAACTATGTCCTACTTGAAAAGATGCTTGGTACTTTGTACAAGAAGCCTAAAAAGGCACACTACAAAGTCGTTGGCACTGTGAAAGGATCTGATATGGTTGGCTGGAAGTACCAGCCCTTGTTTACGTATTTTTACGATAAATTCAAGGATACGGCTTTCAGAGTCATAGGGGCAGATTACGTTTCCGATGATTCTGGTACGGGTATTGTCCACGAGGCTCCTGCATTTGGTGAAGAGGATTTCAATGCCTGCACAAAGGCTGAGGTCATTTCGGCTGATTTCTTACCTCCAAATCCTGTTGACGATGACGGTAAGTTCACTAAAGAGGTTCCAGATTTCCAAGGTATATACGTTAAGGATGCGGACAAGTTgatcatcaaaaaattgacCAGCGAAGGCCGGATGCTTAGGGCCACACAGATTCGCCACAGCTATCCGTTCTGTTGGAGATCCGATACTCCTTTACTTTACCGTACCGTTCCCGCATGGTTTGTTAGAGTCAAGACCATCGTTCCTCAGATGCTCGAAAGCCTTACGAAAACCCACTGGGTTCCTTCCACtattaaggagaagagatttGGTAATTGGATTGCCAATGCACGTGACTGGAATGTATCCAGAGCTCGTTACTGGGGTACTCCTATCCCATTGTGGGTGTCAGACGACCTTGAGGAGATTGTTTGTATCGGCTCTATCGACGAGTTGAAACAATTGTCTGGTGAGGAGGACATTACGGACATTCATAGAGATAAGATTGACCATATCACAATTCCATCTAAACAGGGTAAGGGTAAATTACATAGAATTGATGAGGTGTTTGATTGTTGGTTTGAGTCTGGCTCGATGCCTTATGCCTCAAAGCACTATCCATTTGAGAACAAAGACAATTTTCATGAGGCATTCCCTGCAGACTTTATTTCTGAAGGTTTAGATCAAACTAGAGGTTGGTTTTACACATTAACCGTTTTGGGAACACATTTGTTTGGTACTGCTCCTTACAAGAATGTCATTGTGGCAGGTATCGTGTTAGCTGCCGACGGCAAGAAGATGTcaaaaagattgaaaaacTATCCAGATCCTAACATCATTTTGAATAAGTACGGTGCAGACGCCTTACGTTTGTACTTGATCAATTCGCCTGTTTTGCGTGCGGAGACTTTGAAGTTTAAGGAGGAAGGTGTCAAGGAGGTTGTTTCGAAGGTTTTGTTGCCATGGTTAAACTCCTACCGGTTCCTAGAGGGACAAGTGGCcctattgaagaagttacAGGGAGTTGACTTCAAATTCGATTCTAACTTGAGGTCTGATAACGTGATGGACAAGTGGATCTTGGCTTCGATCCAGACATTGATCGAGTTCATCCACCAAGAAATGTCACAGTATAGGCTTTACACTGTGGTGCCTAAATTGTTGAACTTAATCGATCAGTTGACCAACTGGTACATTCGATTCAATAGAAAGAGATTAAAGTGTGAAAATGGTGTCGAGGATGCCAAGTTGGCCCTCAATACGTTGACCGAAGCTTTATTTACCCTTGTAAGAGCCATGGCACCGTTCACACCTTACTTGTCGGATAACATCTACCGTAAAATGGTGAAATTGTTTGACGAGGACTCGTTAAAGCAGTATCAGCTCGGTGAGGACAACCGATCGGTTCATTTCCTATATTATCCAAAGGTGGAAGAGTCATTGTTTGACGATCAGATCGAAGTTGCAGTCGGAAGAATGCAGAAGATCATCGAACTTGGCCGTACCATTCgtgagaagaagatgatatcatTGAAGACAccattgaaaatgatggTTGTTCTCCACAGTGATCCATTGTTCTTGGAAGACATCAAGTCTTTGCAGAACTACattattgaagagttgaacGTTCGTGAATTGGTGATCACgtcaaatgaagaaaagtacGGTGTTGAGTATCGCGCAGTTGCAGACTGGCCAGTGTTGGgtaagaagttgaagagagatgtcaagaaggtgaagagtGCACTTCCAGATTTGACATCGGATGAGGTGAAGAACTACTTAAAGTCAGGAGGGATTACCGTTGCTGGAATTGAGTTGCTCAAGGGAGATTTGCACGTGTTGAGAGGATTACCTGATTCGCAGACCAGAGAGGGATACGAGGCACGATCCGAAGGGGACATCTTGGTTCTTTTAGATACCAAGCTTTATCCAGAGTTGGAGACAGAAGGAACAGTTAGAGAATTGATCAACAGGATCCAGAGATTAAGAAAGAAGGTAGGCCTCAAGCAAACAGATGATGTGCTAGTTCAATATAAGGTGAAAAAGGACACCTTGGGACTTGAAGGTGCTATTAAGAAGCACGAAGATATGCTACTCAAGTGCACACGTCGTCCAATGGAGAAGTATAGCGAGGTTACAGAGGAGAAAGTGATCACGGAGGAAGAGGCGAATATTAATGATACAGTGGTTGCATTGCGgttgttgaagatataA
- the RNR2 gene encoding Ribonucleotide-diphosphate reductase (RNR), small subunit (BUSCO:EOG09342204) yields the protein MTDYSTEPVTKGISKLHIKGEDGTPQEAKAEISKLAGLSVDSDYVRNYSKFDAVEGTQDKRWAEHAKFIAPFKEQRDEIRRLEKDEPLLKENKHRFVMFPIQYEDIWQMYKKAEASFWTAEEIDLSKDMIDWNNKMNANERYFISRVLAFFAASDGIVDENLIQNFTQNVQLPEARAFYGFQIMVENIHSETYSLLLETYVTDKKESDYLFNAIETIPPIKEKALWALRWINNKDALYAERLVAFAAIEGVFFSGSFASIFWLKKKGLMPGLTFSNELICRDEGLHTDFACLLFSHLKHPPSTKIITRIMTEAVDIEKTFWRDALPVSLLGMNCDMMCQYVEFCADRLLIALGSEKIFNSQNPFDFMENISLAGKTNFFEKRVSDYQKAGVMSKELNGNNDISFTDDF from the coding sequence ATGACCGATTACTCTACCGAACCTGTTACAAAGGGAATATCAAAGCTCCATATAAAAGGGGAGGACGGAACTCCTCAAGAGGCCAAGGCCGAGATTTCTAAGTTGGCGGGACTATCTGTAGACTCCGACTATGTAAGAAACTATTCTAAGTTCGATGCCGTCGAAGGTACGCAGGACAAAAGATGGGCTGAACATGCCAAGTTCATTGCTCCTTTCAAAGAGCAACGTGATGAAATTCGTCGGTTGGAGAAAGACGAACctttgttgaaggagaacaaaCATAGATTTGTTATGTTTCCTATTCAATATGAGGATATCTGGCAGATGTATAAGAAGGCTGAGGCCTCCTTCTGGACTGCCGAAGAGATTGATTTGTCAAAGGATATGATCGATTGGAATAACAAGATGAATGCCAACGAGAGATACTTCATTTCTCGAGTGTTGGCTTTCTTTGCTGCCTCTGATGGTATCGTGGATGAGAATTTGATTCAAAACTTCACTCAAAACGTTCAGTTGCCAGAGGCCAGAGCCTTCTACGGCTTTCAGATTATGGTGGAGAACATCCACTCGGAAACCTACTCTCTTTTGTTGGAGACTTATGTGACTGACAAGAAGGAATCTGACTACCTTTTCAATGCTATCGAAACTATTCCCCCTattaaagaaaaagcctTATGGGCCCTTAGATGGATCAACAATAAGGATGCTTTATACGCTGAGAGATTGGTGGCATTCGCTGCCATTGAAGGCGTTTTCTTTTCAGGCTCTTTTGCCTCCATCTTctggttgaagaagaaaggttTGATGCCTGGTCTCACTTTCTCCAACGAACTTATTTGCAGAGACGAAGGTTTACATACCGACTTTGCTTGTCTTTTATTTTCACATTTGAAGCATCCTCCAAGCACTAAGATCATCACCAGAATCATGACCGAGGCTGTCGATATTGAGAAGACCTTCTGGAGAGATGCATTGCCAGTTTCCCTTTTGGGAATGAATTGCGATATGATGTGCCAGTATGTCGAATTCTGTGCAGATAGATTGTTGATTGCTTTGGGAAGCGAGAAGATTTTCAACTCTCAGAACCCATTCGATTTCATGGAGAACATTTCCTTGGCTGGTAAGACCAACTTCTTCGAGAAGAGAGTTTCCGACTACCAGAAGGCAGGTGTTATGTCTAAGGAACTTAATGGAAATAACGATATCTCCTTTACTGATGATTTCTGA
- a CDS encoding uncharacterized protein (BUSCO:EOG09340FN9) — MDNQQFVTQLEQTLSTVLSPDNSAIKSATQKLKKEFYPNIQALPALIHVLQNSDNDGIKQLAAVEAKKLVTKQWEQQDAALQQGIRDSLLQFSFTYPSKNIRHSTARIVAAIADIDIPSKHWDSLLQSLVTAATDSTVQTREMATFIIFCVLENFPLEWLAHTDSFIELFANTLQDTASPEVQTTSVSVLEVISSYIEEEDELIVRLADSFQALMPRMLTVLKQCVAGDDMDKTKDMFSAFNSFVLLDMRLLGQHFFEIVQFMVQIVLNTSVDSEIRGFALKTLTQCVSYRKSKLAQAKMGPQLVQCALRVACEADQDEVESSLDSEDEENENEEDDPSSLALRLLNTLAIDLSPSQVIQPVLEAVGSMLSSSNPFERRAALLAIGVSTEGAPDYVSARLPKIIQLVVSGLNDSSIIVQAAALRTLSQLGEDLKDAVADYHAMLLGPIINIIDSTDKILVYKYATYALDTLVEYMSNDDIKQYLEPLMNKLFQMLDRAQSSSLKSAIVSAVGSVAYASGVAFKPYFEPSIKFLERFIDNMDNTEGMTEQDIELRAQTFENISSMARAVRSDAFAAYAEPLINAAYSAINNSSSGRLREAGFAFVSNMAKVYGTQFGSFLEKIIPEIYKCLEQNEIDLDIDDDEDIEEVDLAEKLNIHTGVTVEKEVALVALSELATSTGAAFSPYVEKTVQVLRNQIEESYAIREAALSALWKLVYATYKVHGGDNPTVQQLIDQARKTTAELLPNEYDVSMVLSCLDCLVEYSKLIGKQAVFDANDQESLPSICEQLALLLKGEHLCQAQDEDEDLPSDEVDASETDAVVYDSALEVLVGLSQAFGVEFAKLFAPFKELVLGQSNSNDKAKRISCLGCLAEISNNMGPTNPYQQEFLELFVQKLTGDSSTEVRGNAAYGVGIIVENANFDSSSAFPTILQALSKLLNNADTEFKNEDGDDETKEVINRTYANSCGCVCRMVLKHESAVPLNAILSSLLAHLPLQTAFEENKPIFELIMKLYGENNELIMNSTSKVIEIFEGVFQKEADKEKLINESTLGREENVDRLNQFDSDETKHKVVQLLKFLDQKYAGSVSSKPVLKAAIN; from the coding sequence ATGGACAATCAACAGTTTGTCACTCAGTTGGAGCAGACACTCTCTACAGTGTTATCTCCAGATAATAGTGCTATTAAATCAGCTACTCAGAAGCTCAAAAAGGAGTTTTACCCTAACATACAGGCCCTTCCTGCCTTGATCCATGTGTTGCAGAACTCAGACAACGACGGTATCAAGCAGCTTGCCGCCGTTGAGGCCAAGAAGCTCGTTACCAAACAATGGGAGCAGCAAGATGCTGCTTTGCAACAGGGAATCAGAGATTCTCTATTACAGTTCTCCTTTACATACCCTTCTAAGAACATTCGTCACTCTACTGCCAGAATCGTTGCTGCCATTGCCGATATCGACATTCCTAGCAAGCACTGGGACTCTTTATTACAGTCTCTAGTGACTGCGGCAACTGATTCTACCGTTCAGACTAGGGAGATGGCCACattcatcattttctgcGTCTTGGAGAACTTCCCTCTCGAATGGTTGGCTCATACTGACAGCTTCATCGAGTTGTTTGCCAACACTTTGCAGGATACTGCGTCGCCAGAGGTCCAAACCACCTCTGTATCCGTTTTGGAGGTCATTTCCTCCTATattgaggaggaagatgagCTTATTGTTCGTTTAGCAGACAGTTTTCAGGCTCTTATGCCTAGAATGCTGACCGTGCTAAAACAGTGTGTTGCTGGTGATGATATGGACAAGACTAAAGATATGTTTAGCGCTTTCAACAGTTTTGTTCTACTTGATATGCGTCTTTTGGGCCAGcatttctttgaaatcGTCCAATTTATGGTGCAAATCGTCTTGAATACCAGCGTAGATTCGGAAATCAGAGGCTTTGCATTGAAAACGTTGACTCAGTGTGTATCCTACCGTAAGTCCAAGCTAGCACAAGCCAAAATGGGTCCTCAATTGGTTCAATGTGCTCTTCGTGTCGCCTGTGAAGCCGACCAAGATGAAGTAGAATCATCCTTAgactctgaagatgaagaaaatgaaaacgaagaagacgatCCTTCTTCGTTGGCTCTTCGTCTTCTTAACACATTGGCCATCGATTTATCTCCATCTCAAGTTATTCAACCGGTTTTAGAAGCCGTGGGCTCAATGCTTTCCTCTTCGAATCCTTTTGAGCGCAGAGCTGCTCTTTTGGCTATAGGAGTTTCTACCGAAGGTGCTCCAGACTATGTTTCTGCTAGATTACCTAAGATTATCCAATTGGTTGTTTCAGGTTTGAATGATAGTTCCATCATCGTTCAAGCTGCTGCCCTTAGAACTCTTTCACAGCTTGGTGAAGATCTCAAGGATGCCGTGGCCGACTATCATGCTATGCTTCTGGGTCCTATCATTAACATCATTGACTCCACTGACAAAATCCTAGTGTACAAATATGCCACTTACGCATTGGATACATTGGTCGAATATATGTCGAACGATGACATTAAACAGTATCTTGAACCACTTATGAACAAGCTTTTCCAAATGCTTGATAGAGCCCAGTCGTCTTCATTGAAATCTGCCATTGTCTCTGCCGTCGGTTCCGTTGCTTACGCTTCTGGTGTCGCTTTTAAACCGTACTTTGAACCTTCCATCAAGTTTCTCGAGCGATTTATTGATAATATGGATAATACTGAAGGCATGACTGAACAAGACATTGAGTTGAGGGCTCAGACGTTCGAGAATATATCTTCTATGGCGAGAGCTGTTCGTTCTGACGCATTTGCTGCATATGCAGAGCCTCTCATCAACGCCGCCTATTCTGCCATTAATAACTCCAGTAGCGGCAGACTTCGTGAGGCCGGCTTTGCCTTTGTTTCGAACATGGCTAAAGTGTACGGCACTCAATTTGGTTCTTTCTTAGAGAAGATTATTCCAGAAATATATAAATGCTTGGAGCAGAATGAGATTGACTTAGATATCGACGACGACgaggatattgaagaggttgatttGGCCGAGAAGTTGAATATTCACACAGGTGTCACTGtggagaaggaagtggCTTTAGTGGCTCTATCTGAACTAGCTACCTCTACAGGAGCTGCTTTTAGTCCCTACGTGGAGAAGACTGTACAGGTGTTACGGAACCAGATTGAGGAGTCCTACGCTATTAGAGAGGCAGCCCTATCTGCTCTTTGGAAGCTTGTCTATGCCACATACAAGGTTCACGGTGGTGATAACCCAACAGTTCAACAGCTCATTGATCAAGCCAGAAAGACCACGGCAgaacttcttccaaacGAATACGACGTGTCCATGGTTCTTTCATGCCTCGACTGTCTTGTCGAGTACTCGAAGTTGATTGGAAAGCAAGCTGTGTTTGATGCCAACGATCAGGAATCTCTTCCATCGATTTGTGAACAATTGGCACTTCTCTTGAAAGGTGAACATTTGTGTCAGGCCCAGgacgaggatgaagatttGCCCAGTGACGAAGTGGATGCCTCAGAGACTGATGCGGTCGTTTACGACTCTGCCTTGGAGGTGTTAGTGGGGCTTTCGCAAGCCTTCGGTGTGGAATTTGCCAAACTGTTTGCAcctttcaaagagttggTCCTCGGTCAGTCCAATTCCAACGACAAGGCTAAGAGAATATCATGTCTCGGATGCCTTGCCGAGATCAGTAACAACATGGGCCCAACTAACCCTTACCAACAGGAGTTTCTCGAATTGTTTGTGCAGAAGTTGACGGGAGATTCCTCTACAGAGGTTCGTGGTAATGCTGCTTACGGTGTGGGCATAATTGTAGAAAACGCCAATTTTGACTCGTCGAGTGCCTTCCCAACGATCTTACAGGCGTTGTCGAAGCTTTTGAACAACGCAGACACCGAGTTCAAGAACGAGGACGGAGATGACGAGACCAAGGAGGTGATTAACAGAACATACGCCAATAGCTGCGGCTGCGTCTGTAGAATGGTACTCAAACATGAATCTGCCGTCCCTTTGAACGCAATCTTATCATCGTTGTTAGCCCACCTTCCATTACAGACGgcatttgaagagaataagcCGATATTCGAGTTGATCATGAAACTTTATGGAGAAAACAACGAGCTCATCATGAACTCAACTTCGAAGGTGATCGAAATTTTTGAAGGGGTCTTCCAGAAGGAGGCAGataaggagaagttgatcaacGAGTCGACGTtgggaagagaagagaatgTTGATCGTCTTAATCAGTTTGATTCGGATGAAACCAAGCACAAAGTGGTTCAGCTGCTTAAGTTCTTGGACCAAAAGTATGCTGGTTCCGTTAGCTCGAAGCCAGTATTGAAGGCGGCCATCAATTGA